The Acidimicrobiales bacterium genomic interval TCAACCTGGCCGACCCCGGCACGTCGCGCTACCTGCGCGTCGGCATCGCCCTCATCCTCGAGAAGGGCACCACCGCCGAGTCGATGAAGAACGAGCTGCCGATTGCCAGCGACGTGGCCGTCGACGTGCTCTCGGCCAAGACCTACGCCGAGCTCAACGCCCCCGGCGCCAAGGACACGATCAAGGCCGAACTTTCCGAGAAGGTCCGCAAGGCCTACGACGACAAGAAGGTCGCCCGCGTCATCTTCACGAGCTTCGTGATGCAGTAACGATGTCGCTCCTGGATCTGCAAGCGCCGGCGAACGTGCCGGAGCACGTCGTGGCCGGCGTGCGGGACCAGCTTGAGTTCCTCGCGCCCAAGTGCGGCCTGGCCGTTACGGCCGTCATCGGTCGGGAAGCGGGCCTGCGTATCGGCACGGTCGAAGCCACCGCCCACGACGAGCTGTCGGCCGACCACGTCTGGTACCGGGTGGGTACGCCGGGCCGGCGCTGCGCGGCGCTGATGATCGACGTTCCGGCCGTCGCCCGCCTGGCCGAGTTGTTCATGGGCGGCAGCGGCTCCGGCGGTGATCGTGTGCCCTCGGCCCTGGAGCTGTCGATCGTCGAGCGCCGCCTCGGCTCACTGCTCAGCGGCTTCGACGACGTGCTCGGCGCTTTCGGCGTGGATGGCCACGAGGTGGCCGCCGTGGACCCCGCCGACTTCAATCCCGAGCCCCACCAGGTGCGGGCGCAGATCGAAGTCGTGATCGAGGCCATCGCCATCCCGTTCATCCTCGTGCTGCCGGCGTCGAACCACGCGGTGCACACCAACGCACCGATCGATTCGTCGTCGGTATTCGCCGAAGCGCTGCGCGACATTCCGCTGTCGGTGTCGATTCGCTTCGAATCCGTGATCCTGACCGCCGAGGAGCTCGACGAGCTCGAGCCCGGCGACGTCATCCGCCTCGAGCAGCCGGCGAACGCGTCGCTCGTCGGCATCGTCGACAACCACCGG includes:
- a CDS encoding flagellar basal body-associated FliL family protein; this encodes MAKKKKGAEEEGAKKSNKTKMIIVAVVIAAAGYKFVLAPKPAPKANGTAVAAQKIQEGEVTPLPDLTLNLADPGTSRYLRVGIALILEKGTTAESMKNELPIASDVAVDVLSAKTYAELNAPGAKDTIKAELSEKVRKAYDDKKVARVIFTSFVMQ
- a CDS encoding FliM/FliN family flagellar motor switch protein, coding for MSLLDLQAPANVPEHVVAGVRDQLEFLAPKCGLAVTAVIGREAGLRIGTVEATAHDELSADHVWYRVGTPGRRCAALMIDVPAVARLAELFMGGSGSGGDRVPSALELSIVERRLGSLLSGFDDVLGAFGVDGHEVAAVDPADFNPEPHQVRAQIEVVIEAIAIPFILVLPASNHAVHTNAPIDSSSVFAEALRDIPLSVSIRFESVILTAEELDELEPGDVIRLEQPANASLVGIVDNHRVFTGRAGRHGRRLALEIFEVSQ